The following are encoded in a window of Flavobacterium psychrotrophum genomic DNA:
- a CDS encoding alpha/beta fold hydrolase: MEKIPVYFMPGLAASPAIFENIKLPEERYECHYLEWLLPENKAETIPHYTARVAQAIKHENPVLVGVSFGGLIVQEMAKVLKARKIIIISSVRCNAEYPRRMRFAKRIKAYHLFPTRLMQEIGWLAQMFVGNNAVTRKLNLYDKFMSVRDKKYLDWAFKTIINWDRCDPDMDVVHIHGAADEVFPVKYLKSYIPVEEATHVMVLTKGKWLTEHLPEIIEN; the protein is encoded by the coding sequence ATGGAAAAGATACCTGTGTACTTTATGCCCGGCCTTGCGGCAAGCCCTGCAATTTTTGAAAACATTAAGTTGCCGGAAGAGCGCTATGAATGTCATTATCTTGAATGGTTGCTGCCCGAAAACAAAGCGGAAACCATACCCCATTATACAGCACGTGTAGCGCAGGCAATAAAGCATGAAAACCCGGTGCTGGTAGGCGTATCATTTGGGGGGCTCATTGTGCAGGAAATGGCTAAGGTGTTGAAGGCCAGAAAGATAATTATCATATCCAGCGTGCGATGCAACGCTGAGTATCCAAGGCGAATGCGTTTTGCAAAACGTATTAAGGCCTACCATCTTTTCCCTACAAGACTGATGCAGGAAATAGGCTGGCTGGCGCAAATGTTTGTGGGTAACAACGCGGTAACCCGAAAGCTGAATTTATATGATAAATTTATGTCGGTACGGGATAAGAAATACCTCGACTGGGCGTTTAAAACAATTATAAACTGGGACAGATGCGACCCTGATATGGATGTAGTGCACATACACGGAGCAGCCGATGAGGTTTTTCCGGTAAAGTATTTAAAAAGCTACATACCTGTTGAGGAAGCAACCCATGTTATGGTGCTTACAAAAGGCAAGTGGCTTACAGAGCACCTGCCGGAAATTATTGAGAATTAG
- a CDS encoding 3-ketoacyl-ACP reductase produces the protein MQSLKGKNALITGAGKGIGKAIALALAEEGTNLILIARTATDVESVAKEAEAKGVKALALTADVAEIVSITAAIEKGVAEFGHIDILINNAGVGKFGKFLDLTPDEFENIIKVNLMGVYYATRAVLPGMIEQQSGDIVNISSTAGLKGAAVTSAYSASKFAVMGLTESLMQEVRKHNIRVTALAPSTIATDMAKDLNLTDGNPDKVMQAEDFAELIVAQLKLNKRVFIKESSIWSTNP, from the coding sequence ATGCAAAGTTTAAAAGGAAAGAATGCACTGATTACCGGTGCAGGAAAAGGTATTGGCAAAGCCATAGCGCTTGCCCTTGCTGAAGAAGGAACTAATCTTATATTAATAGCCCGCACAGCTACAGACGTTGAAAGCGTAGCTAAGGAAGCTGAAGCAAAAGGTGTAAAAGCGCTTGCTCTTACTGCCGATGTTGCCGAGATCGTTTCGATTACCGCAGCGATCGAAAAAGGTGTGGCCGAATTTGGCCATATCGACATACTTATCAATAATGCGGGTGTAGGCAAATTTGGTAAGTTCCTCGACCTTACACCAGATGAGTTTGAAAACATTATCAAGGTAAACCTTATGGGCGTGTACTATGCTACACGTGCTGTACTACCAGGCATGATAGAGCAGCAAAGTGGCGATATTGTAAACATATCATCTACCGCAGGATTAAAAGGAGCAGCAGTTACCAGTGCCTACAGCGCGAGTAAGTTTGCGGTAATGGGCTTGACAGAATCGCTAATGCAGGAGGTACGCAAACACAATATACGTGTTACAGCACTTGCCCCAAGTACTATTGCTACAGATATGGCAAAAGACCTTAACCTTACCGATGGCAACCCTGATAAAGTAATGCAGGCCGAGGATTTTGCTGAGCTTATTGTGGCACAGCTTAAGCTAAACAAGCGTGTATTTATTAAGGAGAGCAGCATTTGGTCTACAAATCCATAA
- a CDS encoding lytic transglycosylase domain-containing protein: MEWLKNTGVAASLVLLGGIAVQTTYDKPADKTVAVERRSFPTQIDFAGEKTPLNISDVRERLDRELLVNANLDATTLLILKRANRAFPVIEPILKQYGIPDDFKYLAVIESGLVNVVSPAGARGVWQFMPETGKQYGLEVNEIVDERYHLAKSTEAACKYLLAAKNKFGSWTLAAASYNAGLGGVNKQLTFQGVDSYYDVLLADETSRYVFRILALKEIMQHPAQYGFTLAPGELYGVIPSKTVSVTSSVPDLSVFAKQQGINYKILKIHNPWMRDRKLDVSGGKEYSVEIPLSGY, from the coding sequence ATGGAGTGGCTAAAAAATACAGGCGTAGCAGCATCACTGGTTTTACTGGGAGGTATTGCAGTGCAAACAACTTATGATAAACCGGCAGATAAAACCGTAGCAGTAGAGAGACGTTCTTTCCCAACGCAGATTGATTTTGCGGGAGAAAAGACACCGTTAAATATAAGCGATGTGCGTGAACGATTAGACAGGGAACTGCTGGTTAACGCAAACCTCGACGCTACAACACTCCTTATATTAAAGCGTGCCAACAGGGCATTTCCCGTTATAGAACCCATATTAAAACAGTATGGCATCCCCGATGATTTTAAATACCTGGCTGTGATAGAAAGCGGACTTGTAAATGTGGTATCGCCTGCAGGTGCACGTGGTGTATGGCAGTTTATGCCAGAAACCGGCAAGCAATACGGACTTGAAGTAAATGAGATTGTAGACGAACGCTACCACCTGGCTAAGAGTACAGAGGCTGCCTGTAAATACCTGCTTGCTGCAAAAAACAAATTTGGTTCCTGGACGCTGGCAGCGGCATCGTATAACGCCGGCCTGGGTGGCGTAAATAAACAGCTTACCTTTCAGGGGGTAGATAGTTATTATGATGTATTGCTGGCTGATGAAACAAGCCGCTATGTTTTCAGGATACTGGCATTAAAAGAAATTATGCAGCACCCGGCGCAGTATGGCTTTACGCTTGCGCCCGGCGAGCTATATGGTGTTATACCATCTAAAACGGTTAGTGTAACATCATCCGTGCCCGATCTTTCTGTTTTTGCAAAGCAGCAGGGGATTAATTATAAGATACTCAAGATACACAACCCGTGGATGCGAGATCGTAAACTCGATGTATCTGGCGGGAAAGAATATTCGGTAGAAATTCCGCTTTCAGGATATTAG
- a CDS encoding vWA domain-containing protein, producing the protein MQFKHPDILYFLFLLIIPILVHLFQLRRFQKQYFTNVRFLKELSMQTRKSSVIKKWLLLATRLTLLALLIVAFAQPYFKAKDDDKTGNEMVILLDNSFSMHAKGNRGELLKRAVQDLLENTPETQQFSLITNNNAWFNTDIKSIQKDLQNLQYTDVPFRPDFLLTKAKAKNQATGKDVVLITDAVNLDSKYVSTFKDVTGYAVIPEAETTRNVAIDSVYISQVMDNFYEVKVDMQAYGEFTDDVPIALYNGNSLIAKTLVKFDAAKKSSTFTIPKKDFHGRVEVSDNSLGYDNTFYFSISKPEKSSVTVIGESAKNSFLTRIYTADEFNLTDVQLSALDYNSLEKQDAIILNELKDIPQSLITTLKDFYAKGGNIVVIPSAEGSLQNLNSLLSNFGNAQFKPFAKTERQITKIAFNHPLYQTVFEKKTDNFQYPKVNGGFTLSGNALPVLTFDDQTPFLASVTNRLGNVYVFAAPVNKANTNFQNSPLIVPTFYNMGQNSGKAGISAIAIGSNQNLLLDAVLVKDEVVSVKGADNDFIPAQQVLSNKVKLSFGDYPEKAGNYTIFKGSEKLKDVSFNHARTESNLSLENSDVLADFTKADSVATVFNDITSSRTASELWKWFVVGTLIFLILELLIQKFVK; encoded by the coding sequence ATGCAGTTTAAACACCCGGACATTCTTTACTTCTTATTCCTGCTGATAATTCCCATACTGGTACATTTGTTCCAGTTGCGCCGCTTTCAAAAGCAGTACTTTACTAATGTCCGCTTCCTTAAAGAACTAAGTATGCAAACCCGTAAAAGCTCGGTCATTAAAAAATGGCTGCTGCTTGCCACGCGTTTAACGCTGCTTGCATTGTTGATCGTTGCCTTTGCACAGCCCTATTTTAAGGCTAAAGATGATGATAAGACCGGCAATGAAATGGTGATACTGCTTGATAATTCCTTTTCTATGCATGCCAAAGGAAACAGGGGTGAACTGCTAAAACGCGCGGTACAGGACCTCCTTGAAAATACGCCCGAAACACAGCAATTTTCGCTAATTACTAATAACAATGCATGGTTTAACACCGATATAAAGTCGATACAAAAAGACCTGCAAAACCTGCAATATACCGATGTGCCTTTTCGCCCTGACTTTTTATTGACCAAGGCTAAAGCCAAAAATCAGGCAACGGGCAAAGATGTAGTGCTGATTACCGATGCCGTAAACCTTGATAGTAAATATGTTTCAACATTTAAGGATGTTACCGGTTATGCCGTTATTCCCGAGGCTGAAACTACGCGCAACGTTGCTATAGACAGCGTGTACATATCGCAGGTAATGGATAACTTTTATGAAGTAAAGGTAGATATGCAGGCATATGGCGAATTTACAGATGATGTGCCTATAGCCCTGTACAACGGTAACAGTCTTATAGCGAAGACACTCGTGAAATTTGATGCTGCTAAAAAGAGCAGCACTTTTACAATACCTAAAAAAGATTTTCACGGCAGGGTAGAAGTGAGCGATAACAGCCTGGGGTACGATAATACATTTTACTTCAGCATTTCAAAACCTGAGAAATCAAGCGTAACGGTAATTGGAGAAAGTGCTAAAAACAGCTTCCTTACTCGTATTTATACCGCCGATGAATTTAACCTTACCGATGTACAGTTATCTGCGTTAGATTATAACAGTCTTGAAAAGCAGGATGCCATCATCCTTAACGAGCTTAAAGACATTCCACAATCGCTTATTACTACGCTAAAAGACTTTTATGCAAAAGGAGGGAACATCGTTGTAATCCCTTCGGCAGAAGGCAGCCTTCAAAACCTGAATAGCCTTTTAAGTAATTTTGGTAATGCACAGTTTAAGCCATTTGCTAAAACTGAAAGGCAGATCACTAAAATTGCCTTTAACCACCCGTTGTACCAAACCGTTTTCGAAAAAAAGACCGATAACTTTCAGTACCCTAAAGTAAACGGGGGCTTTACCCTTAGCGGCAATGCGCTGCCGGTACTTACTTTTGACGACCAAACACCATTCCTTGCCTCTGTAACTAACAGGCTTGGAAATGTATATGTCTTTGCTGCACCGGTAAACAAAGCCAATACAAACTTCCAGAACTCACCGCTTATTGTGCCTACGTTTTATAACATGGGGCAAAACAGTGGTAAAGCAGGTATAAGTGCCATTGCCATAGGCAGTAACCAAAACCTGCTGCTTGATGCCGTACTGGTTAAAGACGAAGTAGTAAGCGTTAAGGGTGCAGATAACGATTTTATACCGGCACAGCAGGTGCTGAGCAATAAAGTAAAACTTTCTTTTGGCGATTACCCTGAAAAAGCGGGTAACTATACCATTTTTAAAGGAAGCGAAAAATTAAAGGACGTGAGTTTTAACCACGCACGTACCGAGAGTAACCTAAGCCTGGAGAACAGTGATGTGTTGGCAGATTTTACTAAAGCAGACTCTGTTGCTACCGTATTTAACGACATTACATCGAGCCGCACCGCAAGCGAACTGTGGAAATGGTTTGTTGTAGGCACACTTATTTTCCTGATACTTGAACTATTGATACAAAAATTTGTAAAATAA
- a CDS encoding type II toxin-antitoxin system RelE/ParE family toxin, whose product MAKRLIWTTEALNNRKEIFEYWTNRNQSKSYSSRLNKIFNEHIELVLKYPEIGMRTNNKDIFTKTVRDYQIIYLSLQNSIMILSIWDTRQDSNKLKYEGF is encoded by the coding sequence ATGGCTAAAAGATTAATTTGGACAACTGAAGCCTTAAACAACAGAAAAGAAATTTTCGAATACTGGACTAATAGAAATCAGTCAAAATCCTACAGTAGCAGACTAAACAAAATTTTTAATGAACATATAGAATTAGTTCTTAAATATCCTGAAATAGGCATGAGAACTAACAATAAAGATATTTTCACAAAAACAGTCAGGGATTATCAAATCATATATTTATCGCTACAAAATTCGATAATGATCCTGAGTATTTGGGACACAAGACAAGACTCAAACAAATTAAAATATGAAGGTTTTTAA
- a CDS encoding pirin family protein has protein sequence MKTRLFPKSQRGTADHGWLQANFSFSFGNYYNPDMVQFGMLRVLNDDTIGAGMGFGTHPHDNMEIITIPLEGGLTHRDSMGSHATVRFGEVQVMSAGTGITHSEMNASETDRAKTLQLWIFPETENVTPRYDQKSFDPEAHRNSFINIVSPNDKNDGNALWIYQQAWLHLGVFDAGQTIEYKINAEGNGLYLFLIEGELEINGQAVNERDAYGAVEFDTLQIKTKAAAKILTIEVPMQFK, from the coding sequence ATGAAAACAAGACTATTCCCTAAAAGCCAGCGAGGTACAGCAGATCATGGCTGGCTACAAGCCAACTTTTCTTTTTCGTTTGGCAATTATTATAACCCCGATATGGTACAGTTTGGTATGCTTCGCGTGCTTAATGATGATACCATAGGCGCAGGTATGGGCTTTGGCACGCACCCGCATGATAATATGGAGATCATTACCATTCCGCTTGAAGGGGGGCTTACCCACCGCGACAGCATGGGCAGTCATGCTACCGTTCGTTTTGGCGAAGTGCAGGTAATGAGTGCCGGTACCGGGATTACTCACAGCGAAATGAATGCCAGTGAGACTGACCGCGCCAAAACATTACAGCTATGGATATTTCCGGAAACAGAAAATGTAACGCCACGCTATGACCAAAAGAGCTTTGACCCCGAGGCACATCGTAACAGCTTTATCAATATTGTGTCGCCAAATGATAAAAATGACGGCAATGCACTATGGATCTATCAGCAGGCCTGGCTACATCTGGGTGTTTTTGACGCAGGGCAAACCATAGAATACAAGATAAACGCCGAAGGGAATGGCTTATATCTGTTTTTAATTGAAGGAGAACTTGAGATTAATGGACAGGCAGTTAATGAGCGCGATGCCTATGGTGCTGTAGAGTTTGATACCCTACAGATTAAAACAAAGGCTGCCGCCAAAATACTGACCATAGAAGTACCAATGCAATTTAAATAA
- a CDS encoding DEAD/DEAH box helicase, whose protein sequence is MSTFLDFNLPKSLQKAIDELGFTTPTPIQERAMPVITSGRDMMGIAQTGTGKTFAYLLPILKQWKFLATDSARVVILVPTRELVVQVAEEAEKLTKYMSVRVLGVYGGVNINTQKKAVYGGVDILVGTPGRLMDLALDNVVRFDSLQKLVIDEFDEILNLGFRAQVTSILSMMKSKKQNILFSATMTDEVDELLNDYFEFPEEVSLAASGTPLEKITQLAYQVPNFLTKINLLKHLLQDESLERVLVFVNNKKIADMVSNAIEEEYEGQFGVIHSNKSQNYRINTMANFQAGELRGIITTDVMARGLDISDITHVINMEFPEVAEQYIHRIGRTGRADKEGVAVSFVSPHEEEIQLAAEVLMEKELDFQDIPEGVKVEERLLEFEKDRKKIKFLLKRKKNDGGGAFHEKKEKNKKVNLGGPGKTKPRKTEPRNRGVEAKRAAKKKKGK, encoded by the coding sequence ATGTCCACATTTTTAGATTTTAACCTTCCAAAATCATTACAAAAAGCCATAGATGAACTTGGTTTTACCACACCCACGCCCATACAGGAGCGTGCCATGCCGGTAATAACAAGCGGCCGCGATATGATGGGCATTGCACAAACAGGTACCGGTAAAACGTTTGCTTACCTGCTGCCCATACTTAAGCAATGGAAGTTTTTAGCTACAGACAGTGCCCGCGTTGTAATATTAGTACCCACGCGTGAGCTTGTTGTACAGGTTGCAGAAGAGGCAGAAAAGCTTACTAAATATATGTCTGTTCGGGTACTGGGTGTTTACGGAGGTGTAAATATTAATACCCAAAAGAAAGCCGTTTACGGAGGTGTAGATATACTTGTAGGTACTCCCGGCCGTCTTATGGATCTTGCGCTGGATAATGTTGTGCGTTTTGATTCGCTGCAAAAGCTGGTTATAGATGAGTTTGACGAGATACTTAACCTGGGTTTTCGCGCACAGGTTACTTCTATATTAAGTATGATGAAGTCTAAAAAGCAGAACATACTGTTTTCTGCTACCATGACTGACGAAGTAGATGAATTGCTTAATGATTACTTTGAATTTCCGGAAGAGGTGTCGCTGGCTGCCAGTGGTACACCGCTGGAAAAGATAACGCAGCTTGCTTATCAGGTGCCTAACTTTCTGACCAAAATAAATTTGCTTAAACATTTATTACAAGACGAAAGCCTGGAGCGTGTACTGGTATTTGTGAATAATAAAAAGATTGCTGATATGGTAAGTAATGCCATTGAAGAAGAGTATGAGGGACAGTTTGGGGTTATACACTCTAACAAGTCGCAAAATTACAGGATCAACACCATGGCGAATTTTCAGGCGGGCGAGCTAAGGGGTATTATTACTACCGATGTTATGGCACGCGGACTGGACATATCAGACATTACCCATGTTATTAATATGGAGTTTCCTGAAGTGGCTGAGCAGTACATTCACCGTATAGGCCGTACCGGACGTGCTGATAAAGAGGGTGTTGCTGTAAGTTTTGTTTCTCCTCACGAAGAGGAAATACAGCTTGCTGCCGAAGTACTAATGGAGAAGGAACTGGACTTTCAGGACATTCCGGAAGGTGTAAAGGTAGAGGAGCGCCTGCTGGAGTTTGAAAAAGACCGCAAAAAAATCAAGTTCCTGCTAAAGCGTAAAAAGAATGACGGTGGTGGTGCCTTCCATGAAAAGAAAGAAAAGAATAAAAAAGTAAACCTGGGTGGCCCGGGCAAAACCAAGCCCCGTAAAACGGAACCCCGTAACCGTGGTGTAGAGGCCAAGCGTGCCGCTAAAAAGAAAAAAGGAAAATAG
- a CDS encoding GNAT family N-acetyltransferase: protein MEVKDNEFSRQFEATVNGNTYTIEYSIQERKLFLTKVHQPEGAEDDGVISDMLKEILATVEEKRWRVMPIHPKVVAFFRKNPGYKDMLPPGIRI, encoded by the coding sequence ATGGAAGTTAAAGACAACGAATTTAGCCGTCAATTTGAAGCTACTGTTAACGGCAACACCTACACTATTGAATATTCTATACAGGAACGCAAACTGTTTCTAACCAAAGTGCACCAGCCCGAAGGAGCAGAAGATGATGGCGTTATTAGCGATATGCTAAAAGAAATTTTAGCTACTGTAGAAGAAAAGAGATGGCGTGTAATGCCTATTCACCCTAAGGTGGTAGCGTTTTTCAGGAAAAACCCGGGCTATAAAGATATGCTTCCGCCGGGCATACGAATCTAA
- a CDS encoding alpha/beta hydrolase has translation MELSLYHLVREPKVKLDKNPLLLLIHGYGSNEEDLFGFAAQLPDEYFILSVRAPYNLPGAGYAWYAINFDADMNKFTDDAQAAQSRDLLATFIDEATAKYPIDKDNVTLIGFSQGAILSYSVALKYPEKIRRVAALSGYLHQPIVADDVHTKELSHIKFFISHGVVDQVIPVDWARKAPEFLNTLGIKNEYHEYPVGHGVAPQNFYDLVKWLG, from the coding sequence ATGGAGTTGTCATTATATCACCTGGTAAGAGAACCAAAAGTAAAGCTTGATAAAAATCCTTTGCTATTACTAATACACGGCTACGGCAGTAATGAGGAAGACCTTTTTGGTTTTGCAGCACAATTGCCCGACGAGTATTTTATCTTGTCGGTACGTGCGCCCTATAACCTTCCGGGAGCAGGGTATGCGTGGTATGCCATCAATTTTGATGCCGATATGAATAAGTTTACCGATGATGCCCAGGCGGCACAATCGCGCGACCTGCTTGCAACGTTCATTGACGAAGCCACTGCTAAATATCCTATCGATAAAGATAATGTAACGCTTATCGGCTTTAGCCAGGGTGCTATATTAAGTTATTCGGTAGCTTTAAAATATCCTGAAAAAATAAGAAGGGTGGCAGCACTTAGCGGTTACCTGCACCAGCCTATAGTAGCAGATGATGTACATACAAAAGAACTTTCGCATATTAAATTCTTTATCTCGCACGGCGTTGTAGACCAGGTTATCCCGGTAGACTGGGCACGTAAAGCTCCTGAATTTTTAAACACGTTAGGCATTAAAAATGAGTACCACGAGTATCCGGTAGGGCATGGTGTGGCTCCGCAAAATTTTTATGATTTAGTGAAGTGGCTTGGGTGA
- a CDS encoding lactonase family protein, whose protein sequence is MKLIKALALFAVMNAAAQDNYNLIIGTYTNACPSKGLYVYDFNTTTLDYKLKSNTDAVVNPSYLTVSNDKKFVYSVNEDGKNSTVSAFKYNTTTGKLDFVNKTDSKGADPCYIINDDKNVIVANYSGGTISVFEKKSDGSLSDAIQTIKHSGTGPDKGRQESAHVHMVYFSPDKKYVFANDLGTDKIFMYTYNPGAGAKTLTLKESFSVKAGSGPRHLVFNPNNTFVYLLQELDGTLTTFDYMNDKLTSIQEINVTPNLLNGKHGAADIHFSNDGKFLYATNRGDANTISAFRVHANGMLSMVQQISTQGSGPRNFTITPNDNFVLVANQNTNNVTIFKRDKSTGFLTDTGKKIELCQPVCLVFTGK, encoded by the coding sequence ATGAAATTAATCAAAGCCTTAGCGCTATTTGCCGTTATGAACGCCGCCGCACAGGATAACTATAATCTTATAATAGGTACATATACTAATGCATGCCCCAGCAAAGGCTTGTATGTGTATGATTTTAACACCACTACACTGGATTATAAATTAAAATCGAATACTGATGCTGTAGTGAACCCAAGCTACCTTACCGTTAGTAACGACAAAAAATTTGTGTACAGCGTTAACGAAGATGGTAAAAACAGTACTGTAAGCGCGTTTAAATACAATACCACCACCGGAAAACTTGACTTTGTAAACAAGACCGACAGCAAAGGCGCCGATCCCTGCTATATTATTAACGATGATAAAAATGTTATTGTAGCTAACTATAGCGGTGGTACTATTTCGGTATTTGAAAAGAAATCCGACGGTAGCCTTAGCGATGCCATACAAACGATAAAACATAGTGGTACCGGTCCTGATAAAGGCCGCCAGGAAAGTGCCCACGTGCACATGGTGTACTTTAGTCCCGATAAAAAGTATGTGTTTGCCAATGACCTGGGTACCGATAAAATATTTATGTACACCTACAATCCGGGTGCCGGAGCAAAAACGCTTACACTAAAAGAATCTTTTTCAGTTAAAGCCGGAAGCGGGCCGCGCCACCTGGTGTTTAACCCTAACAATACTTTTGTATACCTGCTACAGGAACTTGATGGTACGCTTACTACGTTCGATTATATGAACGATAAACTTACCTCAATACAGGAAATTAACGTTACCCCTAACCTGCTTAACGGTAAGCACGGTGCTGCCGACATTCATTTTAGTAATGATGGTAAATTTTTATACGCTACAAATCGTGGTGATGCCAATACCATTTCGGCATTCAGGGTTCACGCAAACGGAATGCTTAGCATGGTACAGCAAATAAGCACACAAGGCAGTGGCCCACGTAACTTTACCATTACACCAAACGACAACTTTGTTTTAGTTGCAAACCAAAATACTAATAACGTTACTATTTTTAAACGTGATAAAAGTACTGGTTTCCTTACCGATACAGGAAAGAAAATAGAGCTTTGCCAGCCGGTGTGTTTGGTGTTTACGGGGAAATAG
- a CDS encoding class I SAM-dependent methyltransferase, whose translation MSNVACPLCSGTSKTYYIHGQREFLQCSLCLSVFLNPKDYLSVEAELAHYNMHNNDPEDVRYQNFVRPIVNPILADFKPEDKGLDFGSGSGSPIVKLLTDAGYNISQYDLFYHNHPEVLQQQYDYIACSETAEHFKEAHKEFTVFRKLLKPGGRLYVMTLRFDPNIDFGTWFYKTDPTHVFLYSDEAFEWIREEFDFKSVELNGRVAVLGL comes from the coding sequence ATGAGTAACGTTGCATGCCCGCTGTGCAGCGGAACCTCTAAAACATATTACATACATGGGCAAAGGGAGTTTTTACAATGCTCCCTTTGCCTTTCTGTTTTTTTAAACCCAAAAGATTATCTTTCTGTAGAAGCCGAACTGGCGCACTACAATATGCACAACAACGACCCGGAAGATGTGCGCTACCAAAACTTTGTGCGTCCCATTGTAAATCCTATCCTGGCCGATTTTAAGCCGGAAGATAAGGGCCTGGATTTTGGTTCGGGTAGTGGCTCCCCTATTGTAAAACTGCTTACTGATGCGGGTTATAACATTAGTCAGTACGACTTATTCTACCACAACCATCCTGAAGTATTACAGCAGCAATATGACTACATTGCCTGTAGCGAAACGGCTGAACATTTTAAAGAAGCGCATAAAGAATTTACGGTATTTCGTAAATTATTAAAACCCGGCGGCAGGTTGTATGTAATGACATTGCGTTTTGACCCGAATATTGATTTTGGCACCTGGTTCTATAAAACCGACCCTACCCATGTATTTCTATACAGCGATGAAGCGTTTGAATGGATACGGGAGGAATTTGATTTTAAGAGTGTTGAATTGAATGGCAGGGTTGCGGTGTTGGGATTGTGA
- a CDS encoding dihydroorotase: MNLIFKNATIIDANSPYHKQAVDIIVKDGTIQKIGANLSADGYEVVELDSLHISKGWFDSSVSLGEPGYEDRETLANGLEVAAKSGFTNVALQPTGNPVADKQADIAFIKSRTAYAATTAHPIGALTKGSEGKDIAEFFDMKNAGAVAFGDYQKSLSDANLLKIALQYVQDFDGLVIAYSQDDKIKGKGVVHEGIVSTRLGLKGIPALAEELQIARNLYLLEYTGGKLHIPTISTAKSVQLIKEAKQKGLNVTCSVAIHNLLLTDEVLGNFDSRYKVAPPLRPESERKALLAGVLDGTIDVITSDHNPLDVEVKKLEFDLAKDGSIGFESAFGVLNTLLPLEVIVDKFTAGKAIFGIESNGIAEGDAASFTLFNPEGDWTFDKKDILSKSKNSAFLGQQFKGRAYGVYNNGKLVLR, encoded by the coding sequence ATGAACCTGATCTTTAAAAACGCTACTATTATAGATGCTAACAGCCCTTACCACAAACAGGCTGTAGACATTATTGTAAAAGATGGCACCATACAAAAAATAGGCGCTAACCTTAGTGCAGATGGCTATGAGGTGGTTGAGCTTGATAGCCTGCACATATCTAAAGGCTGGTTTGACAGCTCTGTAAGCCTGGGCGAACCCGGTTATGAAGACCGCGAAACCCTTGCAAATGGCCTTGAGGTGGCTGCTAAAAGCGGATTTACTAATGTTGCACTGCAACCTACCGGTAACCCTGTTGCAGACAAGCAGGCAGACATTGCCTTTATAAAAAGCAGGACGGCCTATGCCGCTACAACAGCACACCCAATAGGGGCGCTGACAAAAGGTAGCGAGGGTAAAGATATTGCTGAATTTTTTGATATGAAAAATGCCGGTGCAGTAGCTTTTGGCGATTATCAAAAGTCGTTATCTGATGCTAACCTGCTTAAAATAGCACTACAATACGTACAGGATTTTGATGGACTGGTTATAGCCTATTCCCAGGACGATAAGATAAAGGGTAAAGGCGTGGTACATGAGGGTATTGTAAGTACGCGCCTGGGACTTAAAGGTATTCCGGCGCTGGCCGAAGAACTTCAGATAGCGCGTAACTTGTATCTTTTAGAATATACAGGAGGCAAGCTGCATATACCAACGATTAGTACAGCCAAGTCGGTTCAGTTGATAAAAGAAGCAAAACAAAAAGGCCTGAATGTAACCTGTAGTGTAGCCATACATAACCTGCTGCTTACAGATGAAGTATTGGGCAATTTTGACAGCCGCTATAAAGTAGCACCACCATTAAGGCCGGAGAGTGAAAGAAAAGCCCTTTTAGCAGGCGTATTAGATGGTACTATTGATGTAATAACATCCGACCATAACCCGCTTGATGTAGAGGTTAAGAAACTGGAGTTTGATCTTGCTAAAGATGGTTCCATAGGTTTTGAAAGTGCCTTTGGGGTGCTTAATACATTGCTTCCGTTGGAGGTAATTGTAGACAAATTTACTGCGGGCAAGGCTATCTTTGGTATTGAAAGCAACGGCATAGCCGAGGGCGATGCAGCTTCGTTTACGCTGTTTAACCCTGAAGGTGATTGGACATTTGATAAAAAAGATATTCTTTCTAAATCAAAGAACTCAGCATTTTTGGGTCAGCAGTTTAAGGGCAGGGCATATGGAGTTTACAATAACGGTAAATTAGTTTTACGATAA